Genomic DNA from Echeneis naucrates chromosome 14, fEcheNa1.1, whole genome shotgun sequence:
GTGGGAGAAAAATAGTTTTCCGGTGAAATGTATGATTTTCCAGTAAACTGTGttaaatgttttgatatttttcaaccattatatttttattgctcTCTCCCGACTATATAGTTCAACTCAAGTAGAAGTGTTTTGAGAATTTGTTGATAGATATGTCGATTTCAGGAACTTGTTGGGGTTTGTTCTTTAGCCAGAGAGTCCTGGCATGAGTCTATTTTGAACTGTGATGAAGCAATTTTGAAGTGATCATGATTGGTACTTCAAACATCTACAGTTACATAAGAGCAAAGTTTTCATGCTGGAAGTTTATGatgtaagtttaaaaaaaaaaaaaaaaagtgcaagaGGTGGCTAAACCTGTCAGTTTTCCTCAGTTTTGCTCAACGATGTGCCACAGTCTCAGCAGACAGGATGATGTGAACATGTTTAGATGTTCACTGCTCAGCCTCCCACTGCCTTCTTCTGTCCGATTGGGTTTGAGCCACACTAATAAAGTAAAACTGCAGCATTAGAGGTTGAGATAGATTTTTAGTGGAAGCCACTGGATTTATGGGTCAGGGTTAATGTCCAAACTGCCTCATTTCAGCTGATAATGTCACATCAAGTACAACTGAGCTTAGTTTGCAAAACCGGTGCGGTGCTGCAATCAGGTATTCCTGTTGTATTCCAATCCATGAAGAAATGAACCTTAATGCAGCTTTACTAAACACTAAGCAGCAGATCGCAGGCCGGTAAGCTAGAGAGAGATAAAGGGAAAAACCGCAAAGCTGGACCGCATGAAGTCAATAAATTATTGCACAACCTTCTCAAAAATAGTCATTTGAAGaccagttcattttaaaaatttggAGCTGTAATAGGCAACAAGTCATTATTTATGGTTGGCTtggctgtgtgtctctctgtaaaaacactgacacaaaacgACCCATTCTGACTTGAGCTCCAATAATAAGTTATAGTACAGAATATGGCACGAAACATCTTCCTTtaaagctccagagagaagcgTGAGGGAGGAAATTCagattgtttttctcatttaaaaccACAGAATATATCTTTGTATGGATATCAACAGTGGAAACACTGGAAAAgatgttggttgttttgttttttgctttttgtttttttattttttatgttttttgaaTATTGCATCGTGTTGTACCGTCCGTCATCACAAACACCTTTTACTTTCTGgcctgctctctgtgttttacACTTGCTGACCTCACAAAGGTATGCATGTTTAAAGAAGTGAAAATGGTCTAACAACGTGAGATATCCCCTTCAAGACTGAATGTAATTCGACAACCACATATGTCTGtaattttatttccttcaaATATGCAAAGTTAtcccaaacatttcattttaataagcACAAAGTTAAATCCGCCGTTCGCAGTAGGGTGAAACCAATGAAAGTCATGtctttttggttttattggACTCCTCCTCACAGTAACATCAACAcggaataaacaaacaagatggctcAGTTACGCTTTTCCTTCATAACCTCTTTTGTTCCTACCATGAAAAACTGATGAGGTGAGTTattaactgaaaacacattttatccATGCACTTGGTGATATAACAGAATCTGGCAGCAGCGCTGGGTACTGTgtccaaaagcaaaaaataacaaaagacaTGGTGGAGAAAGGCATCGCCGGTCTGTGTCTTAGACAGATcgatgtttatttatttatatgcttTTTTCTGTACATTTCAATGCACCACATTTGCACATCTGGAGCAGTCATTGCAGCAATTGAACCtaagaaatgtttgtgtaaGATTCTTTTGACTCTCGAATTGAGGGCCAACAGTTAAGCTTTGAGAATAACCCTGCGGAGACTAAGACACCAGATTTGGCTCAGGAAGAATAGGCCTGAATACCTCATCAACACTCCTCATTACTCGAGTGCCAAATGatttcactgcagactggacctattcattatttcttttgatGGACAATTGAACTGTAACACAATTATCATGCAATCCTGGAAAGGCTTTGGATCGTCTGGCTGACATCAGAAAAGAGGTCATTATTAATTACAGATTAAAACCATAAAGTTGTTGTCGGCCTTCTTTATTCTGTGAAATAAGAGCTCTCTGTGGCCTGTCTTTAGTAGTTTACAGCTCATTATTAGCGTGTGTTTAAATTTTTGACCTTTAAGCTGAGCTGTTCGGGATAAGAGGATGAAGGCCAAAGTGTTCATGACATGCATCCCAGTattgtccatgttttcttgGCCAGACTCCAATTGTCAGTAAAAATGATCAGGGCCAACTTAATTAATGAGAGGGGAAGGGTGTAAAAAACAGAGCCCTTGATAGATTTCGGAAGTATTTTGATGAAGTATAAACTCAGGGGTTCTGTGGAGCACCTTAATCAGCTATGAAAGCAAACGCATCTATCAGACTTAATTAACTTAACACGGTTTGGCTTCCTTTGAATCAAAAGACTGCCTGATTGATTTGCAATGCTTCAGTTCCTCACAAACACTGAAGACGTGTGAGGACCGACTTGCTGCAGACAACgatattttctttattcagaCTTTGGAAAGAGGCTTGACTGAGCAAAAACTGCATATGCATTGCAGACCACCTGAAAGTAATGCATGCAGTTCGGCATTAACTGTCAAACCGCAGACAGATCAGGACTTTTGCGTGGCAGTTTACTTTTGTTCTGTGACTTTGTCGCAAAGGAAGTGACATACAGTGACATATAGAACgacaaaagcaaaaaggatttgttaaaaattacaaagaagTGTCTCCAATCCTAAACCGAGCTGTGACCCCGAGACTCACATTTTTCTCACTTCTCACTGGATCTGGGCTACATGGGCAGCAGGGTGGagtgcacatacacagagagcTGTCCGACTGAATGATTTATACCTACTGACTGCCCCCAGCTGTTACAATTGCCAGAGCCAAGATTAAGCATGCATAGCTGAATTGGCCCGTGAGACAAATTCAAACATTCTCAAAATGCGGACTGATGGGATTTCTATCATCGACATGACAAAGATATTGAAACATTCAGTGCCACAtgaagttgaaaatgaaagaggtTTTAAACCTGAATAATTAACACTTATCTTTTAATGACCTGCATGGGAACGTGAACACGTGGAAATGTTAATTACTAATTTAAGTTGGCAGCAATAAAGTAGAACGCCGCCCTCTCACCCTTCTGACTGGAACAACCACTTGGGACAGCAGAGGCTGTTGTAAATTGTCGGTTCCAGCAgcttacacaaaaaaatatttgtgtgagtAATGAAGACACACAAGGGAAGAACGGTTGTttcaaaatattgtttcatgCCTTTAGTGAGAGATGGACAGAGCTGTCTGGCGCAAAGTGTGAAAGAAACACAATGAGTCATTGTGAACGgggaggggacagagagagcaTGTCGAGAGGTCACAGAGAAGGGAAGCAATATTATTCTGAAGCACCCACTCAGTCCACCAAATATGCAGTTGCACACTCATTGAGTCATGGGAACCACAGTGATAATTTGACACCTGTTGATCAAACGGGCCTGTGGACAGAATGCACAGTGTTGCTGAGCAAAACGATAGTTTCTGGGAACCAAGCTACTTATCAATAATAATCTCATTCAaagttgaaatgtgtttttggcaACACGTAAGTGATTATTAGTattttgctctgtgttttggaAGTACCAATGTCCTTCATTTTCTTGGCCTACATTTAGATCTGCCGGCACAATCCTTCACCACATGTTAACAATAGAGCAGTTTCCATGACAGAAAATTTAACTTAAGATACCATCTCGAGTTTATAGTGGGCTCAGCCAAAAAAGGGATGTGGGAGAAAACTGCGATGCAAAAGGACTATGTACACTGTCCTGTTACAGCATGCCCATTATGTTATCAGCTATTTTCAATATAAACCTTTTCTGCTGTAGTTTCTGAGCTTATTTACAGaaagtttaaaatttttgtatttttacctTGCCAGCTTTTCTCCAAACACCATTTTAAAGTGACATCAGTGGCATCTTTTGCCACTTGGGGAAACAAGTGAATAAGAAACACTAAAATAATCATTGCTTCCTTCAAGCCAGTTTGTTAGAAAACAGTTTCCTTGTCATGTTTCTGACCAACCAATAGTTTCCCTCCTTTAGCCCCAAGTGTCTTTTTGTTCTCAGCCAATTTAAGATTGAGCTAGTCAGCACTCTTCGTCAACCGGTTGGATGGATTCTCCTTCTTTGTGACTCCCTAACTTTTGTGCCAGTGCTGGTTGTGTATTAATATTAGAAGCATGTTTTCGGTGAAATCCTTTTTCACCAGATCATACACAACATCCTGAACAAACATCAAATTTAAGAACAGAGTTTGGGATGGTAAAGTGAACATTTTAGTCCTTTAATTTGGaatgaaaaacatacaaacttgTTGTGTAGCTCATGGCCTCAGCAAGGTACCATCaccaataaaaatgtatttttaaggAAATGCTGGTTCTGGGAaacagtgtgcgtgtgtgtgtttctacttCTGCTTCTGATTTCCATGTCTCTGATAACATTTCATCTCCAGCAGGAACACAGTTTATCCGGGCTTCTGGAGCTCCATCAAATGGACACCTGGAGGCTATGTCAGAGTTAGGATGGCTCTGCTGTAGCTGGCATGCACACCATCGATtaatgaacaaaacattttcaaacaacgCCTTGAAAAACAAACCACGAGCTCTGAGTCACATCTTAAGCCTTTCTCAGGCACATATTCCACTGCCTCATACATGCTGGCCAATcgacattaaaaacatgaaagttTAAACTCTAGACAAATCAGAGATGCAAAGATGCTGACTGGTGTAAAACAGGGAGAAAACTTTATGGGTTCAAATGATGAGCAGAGGTACAGAGTGCATTCACTACATCAACAACAACCgctttaaaatacaaatatttctgCTATGTGGAGTTTTAAATGCTGTTAGGTTATGATAACACAACAAAACCTGTGGCTGTATAAAAATAGCTACTGCAGGTCTATATTTGACAacaggaatttttatttttattttttatgaaggCTGTTTTCTCTCTAACAGACACAGTTTTGCTGTGTTTACCTCACTGCAATGCTCCTTGCtacttcattaaaaaacaacattcaacaatcaaatgtatatatacaaataaaacaagaccCAATAGGTTTTAAATAAGCTGACAAAACCTTAGTTtgtatttacaataaatatgtTGATCGTATAGCTTCCTttataaaaattattaatgttCTAAACCGAACGTGGCCCCTCATCCTGCATGTACAAATTATATCCATAAACTTTAGCAAAGGGTTTGTTTGAAAGAAACTGATCCAAAAATATCCCCAAACGCCAGTGAGCCTACAAAGGCTCGGCCCACAGACTGTTTCCAGCTCCATATTCCACATTCACCTTTTGTATAGAGCGTCCATCCAAATCCACCCAATCTCATCATGTTTGAATCATGGCAGGTGGAGGCAAAACTGTCTTCCAGTTAATGACCAAGACAATTGTCAACTGCACAGCAATAGCAGTATAGCATAGTTCTTAAACcaaataaccaaacaaacaaattacaggATCATTAAAACAATATGAACAATGAGGTAAGAAGTAAGTGATAagcaaaaatatgaataaaaaattcCACGTTGAAGGCAGGTACGATGCAGGACAACCAAGTGCAACATGCATGACGGAAGTATGTACATGTGTATATGCATTCTTCAAATATATAAGTATGTATGTCAACCATGTACTGATGGGGACTATCAATATAAAGAGTGAGTGTTAAGGTGAACACAGGCCTTCAATCTGTGTGGGATTTAGGAAAGTCACCACCTCCCGGATGCCGTCCTCACAAATTGTGGTCTGTGGAGCTTTACTCAAATTTTCTCCCTCCACTTTAAATTTTCGCCACGtctctgaaaaataaattcatagaAATATGACACATcctaaaagcaaaataaaataaactacatcCAAATTGATCTAAAACTATAATAAGCTTCCCATGCATTAATGCATTCTGATATCATGGTCAACAAACCTTCATCGAGTGTTGTAAGCATTGTGTAATTTTCTGGATGATCCATAATATCTTTTCTTTGAACGTCACCAATTTCCATTAATTGCAAAACACCTGTATAAATGAAAATCCAGATGAGGATGGAACGCGAATAAATCCACCTACCCTCACCTCGAAAAGTTAGTAATACATGTGTGATGTGCCATTTTTAGTTGTTTGtcgtttttcccttttttttttttttaagctttatgCTAAGCTCAGCTTGAATTGACAGATCTGAAAAACACAGTAGTCTCCTCATCTTATTTTCAACATGAAATTGAATATCCttaaatgttgatttgttcCTTAGGTGTAGCTGCTTCAGTGGTTACAGTACCTTCTACAGTCTTCCACACTTGCACTTCCATTTCAGCGGTACTTTGTCGTTCAACAGCAATGATCCTAACTGAGTGGGGCGGGTCAGCTCTCAAAGATGACTCTACCTTGTACACCGAGAGGCTGTTTTTAAATCCAAGAAAACACTGTGTctggttgttttcagttttattctctAGAGATAAAGAAACAGAGGGAGGTCACAATGTATGGAACCCCAATTAACACCAAGTCAATATAAATGGTCAGTTACGTCAGGTGCTACATTGGACTACCTGGACAAGTCTTGCAACACTTTCCCACTGATTTCATAGGCTGCTGGCATGGGTACTGACTGGGGCACGTGATGCGCTTACAGTCCTGAAGCCCATCATTACAAGTGCACAGGATGCATTCCAGGACTTTCCCCAAAACTGGGTGCCACATGTCTCCATGTGAATACGTCTTGCCATTGTATAAACACActgagagaaatggaaaacatcTGATCGTTGCACTACATATGGAAACAATTGTGCAACTGTGAGGAAGATGTCCATAAAATCAAACACCTAAAAAGGATCTTTTTTTGCTATGACAGTCTCACCTCTTTGGTGTTTCCTCTGCAACAAAATCTTCACAGTGGTCTCTGAAGCCCCTTTGAGGTTAAGTTTACTCAGGCTCAAGCCTCTGGGAGCAGTTCTGACCCTGGGCGGGGTGGCACGGTCGGACCGCGCCTTGCTTGGCTCTCCACCACATTGGTCGACTGAATGCCTCTGTTACAAACAAGGACAGCATCAAATATATTACTTTTCATGTGTTGAGCAAAATgatttttcctcctccctgccCCCAGATGTAGTTGAAGAGCATTGTATTTAGTCCAAAACTAAAAAGGTCCAAAGAGTATCTCCAGATTGCTGAGTCACTTCCCCTATCTCAGATTTTATCAGGAATTCAAATAAGACACTGCAATTCAGTGTGATGATCAGGCCAAATGGCCCAAAATCTTTAATGACCACAGCAAGATGGATGTTTGAGTGCTAATCTGAATACTGCGATGCCAAGTTGAGCAAATTATCTTTGCGTTGGCAGTGAAAAAATAACCCTTTCAGAGGGCTGTCAAAGCATAATCTACAGAGCAGCTCTCTGTATCATGTTGAAGGACTTCATTGTAGTGGACTGTTCCTGGGAATTAAACCCAAGCCTGGTAATTAAAAGGCAGTTGCTCACCTATGCCACTTGGCTACCTACCCACAGCTTATTTTCAGTCATAGGTATGTTACATTTGAAAGAAATGTCTACAGCTATTTTAACGAGAAATCAGTGACGACCTACAACGCCTCTGTTCAGTTGCTGGTTTCCATCCTCAGTTGATGAGGAGCCACTGGTTCCATGATCTGCAGGAGAATAAAACCCAAAACCAGCTAGTGAGAAATTGTAATTATCACAAACACGGTGACCTGAATGAACTTATATTAGCACTGAGCcatatttcattaatttcattagTCCCCTAGTAGAATTTTATCATAATACAATCATAGTGTGATattttggcacaaaaaaaaaaacacatagcATTTATtgcaatatatttaaataaaagttaattcACTGAAcattaattaaatcaatttaactGTGATTTTGTATCTTGTTGCCTTTTGGGATATATATCAGTATCCAAACAGACATTTTAGGAAACGTCCATATGCCTTGGCTCTGATCAAAATCATATTATTCCAGGTCAGAAACAGAGTTAGAAACATTTTCTCAGCTAGGAGCTTGGAGTTTGACTACCTTTACACACCAAACAGCAGGTATCTGGAACTGAAACTGGTGAGGAACAGGTGATTGGTTGGCATGTTTTCAGAGCACAGAAGATGTTTCCATTCTGAGAAAAGAGAGGCAGGAgaattttatgttttgaatttcCACAAATGTGCTCCAGAGATCTAAGTCTGAAGTACTCCAGTGCTTCTGTGTCCACTCAAAACCTTTTTCTAATTGTCTTGGATTCATATTTTCAGTGATAATATAAGTCAAGTCCAAGAAACATAATCACAGTGTCGTCTGACATCTACTCTCcttgaaacataaaaacaaaaacataatgaggcctaaggattttttttttttatatatttatatctggCTTTTGTCcagaataaaatacacaaacacactctgcacatgcacaggcagcagcagagctgctacaatggtgtgtgtctgctcattAGAAACAATTATCAGCTAAAGAACACTCAAGCCAGCAACACTATGAATAACCGACATCCCACGCTGCTAGCTGAGCCACCTCAGGGCATTTCAGGGCACATCTTGAAAAACTTGAAAATTCCACTGTTTTtctgtgctaaaaaaaaaaaaaaaactggtgtCATGGTAATAATAAAAGATATGAGCACGTTTTACTGAAATCAAGACCTGAACAAAAACTGCTTCAGCAGAAAGAATGCATAAAGTTAGGCCGAAGagaaatttgaaagaaatgtgaaaaaaagtcattaaattattttctcgCATTATGACAGCTGTCTCGATTTCGGCTTTCCTTCTCCTGTCATCTCCATGATGCCCTTTGTTGTCTAAATTTAGGCTTTCATTAAGAGTATTTAGAATAGAATGAAATTCAACAGTGCATGTACACTTTGTTGGCACATCATCAGCAGGAGGAAATTAGCTGGCAGAGATACACTTCACGCgtatgaaataatattaatagcAATGCCAACCTGAAatacagcagacacacacacaaaatgaattttaaaaaagtctgTGGAAATCTTTGAACGCACAGACGCTGATGCATTTAAGATTCATGCCATGCTTAAATAAGTTGTTCTAATCAAACAAACATTGTgccaaatttatatttataatttagTAGCTAAGCTTTTAACTGAAAAGGTTTACCATTGTCAAGGACTGAGGATTTTTCATATATCAAACTTTAAGTTGCATCTGAATTTCTgttattatgttttatgttctgtttGTACATTAT
This window encodes:
- the chrdl2 gene encoding chordin-like protein 2, producing the protein MKSMLLLFFIIWFADAELKPRKGSSVVCTFKDKTYSPGDSWHPYLEPFGFMFCMRCVCTEAGHVKCSTIKCPSLPCENPVAEPQQCCPRCTDEPRIPAGLRASVKSCRYNGSIYQPGDTFTKLDLFPSKQSNQCVMCTCSNGNIFCALKTCQPITCSSPVSVPDTCCLVCKDHGTSGSSSTEDGNQQLNRGVRHSVDQCGGEPSKARSDRATPPRVRTAPRGLSLSKLNLKGASETTVKILLQRKHQRVCLYNGKTYSHGDMWHPVLGKVLECILCTCNDGLQDCKRITCPSQYPCQQPMKSVGKCCKTCPENKTENNQTQCFLGFKNSLSVYKVESSLRADPPHSVRIIAVERQSTAEMEVQVWKTVEGVLQLMEIGDVQRKDIMDHPENYTMLTTLDEETWRKFKVEGENLSKAPQTTICEDGIREVVTFLNPTQIEGLCSP